The following are from one region of the Pseudomonadota bacterium genome:
- a CDS encoding ABC transporter permease, which yields MPNEVESRAIEEFRKTPIGHHSTELQVILNELRGQPMKDKYCLVSIRANREWQLAMTSGVRGKPVKMLNKKFTNLEEAEWYVFKKRWKQLRGETLS from the coding sequence ATGCCAAACGAAGTTGAAAGCCGGGCGATTGAGGAATTTCGCAAGACGCCCATCGGGCACCACAGCACCGAGTTGCAGGTCATCCTGAACGAGCTGCGCGGCCAGCCGATGAAAGACAAATATTGTCTGGTCAGCATCAGGGCCAATCGCGAATGGCAGCTCGCCATGACCTCCGGCGTACGCGGCAAACCAGTAAAAATGCTCAACAAGAAGTTTACCAACCTGGAAGAGGCCGAATGGTACGTCTTCAAAAAGCGTTGGAAGCAGCTTCGCGGCGAGACGTTGTCCTAG